Proteins found in one Ammospiza nelsoni isolate bAmmNel1 chromosome 15, bAmmNel1.pri, whole genome shotgun sequence genomic segment:
- the ZDHHC15 gene encoding palmitoyltransferase ZDHHC15, with product MRGAEGGGMALWRGLRCCRRAFAWVPVLLIALLLLWSYYAYVCELCLVTVSNPVEKVAYLVVFHILFVLFVWTYWKSVFTLPIQPGKKFHMSYADQERYENEERPEVQRQILAEIARKLPVYTRTGNGGIRFCDRCQLIKPDRCHHCSVCAMCVLKMDHHCPWVNNCIGFSNYKFFLLFLAYSLLYCLYIAATVFKYFIKYWTGELTNARSKFHILFLLFVAIMFFVSLMFLFGYHCWLVSRNRSTLEAFSAPVFQNGPDKNGFNLGFVKNLQQVFGEEKKLWLLPIASSQGDGHFFPMRTLSEARNPLLANEEQWEEDGIDEEPQGSGEAPSLAIERET from the exons ATGCGCGGCGCTGAGGGCGGCGGGATGGCGCTGTGGCGGGGGCTGCGCTGCTGCCGCCGCGCCTTCGCCTGGGTGCCCGTGCTGCTCATCgcgctgctcctgctctggtcCTACTACGCGTACGTCTGCGAGCTCTGCCTCG tgacTGTGAGCAACCCTGTGGAGAAAG TGGCCTATCTCGTAGTATTCCATATTCTCTTTGTGCTCTTTGTGTGGACATACTGGAAGTCTGTTTTCACTCTCCCAATACAGCCAGGCAAAAAG TTCCACATGTCCTACGCTGACCAGGAGCGCTACGAGAACGAGGAGCGGCCCGAGGTGCAGCGGCAGATCCTCGCCGAGATCGCCAGGAAGCTGCCGGTGTACACGAGGACAGGGAATGGAG GGATTCGGTTCTGTGACAGATGCCAGCTGATCAAACCTGACCGTTGTCACCACTGCTCTGTTTGTGCCAT GTGTGTGCTAAAAATGGATCATCACTGTCCATG GGTGAATAACTGCATTGGATTTTCTAACTACAAATTCTTTCTACTGTTCTTAGCCTATTCTTTGTTGTATTGCTTGTATATTGCTGCAACAGTCTTCAAGTATTTCATTAAGTATTGGACA GGTGAGCTGACCAATGCACGCTCCAAATTCCacatccttttccttctctttgtggCAATCATGTTCTTTGTGAGCCTCATGTTCCTGTTTGGCTACCACTGCTGGCTGGTCAGCAGGAACAGATCCACTCTGG AGGCTTTCTCAGCTCCAGTGTTTCAAAATGGCCCAGATAAAAATGGATTCAATCTTGGCTTTGTGAAGAACCTCCAGCAAGtgtttggggaagaaaaaaagctctGGTTGCTGCCTATTGCCTCTAG CCAGGGGGATggacattttttccccatgagAACCTTGAGTGAAGCTCGGAACCCTCTTCTGGCAAATGAGGAGCAGTGGGAAGAGGATGGAATAGATGAAGAGCCTCAGG GTTCTGGTGAGGCCCCATCCCTTGCCATAGAAAGGGAGACATAG